The following coding sequences are from one Gopherus flavomarginatus isolate rGopFla2 chromosome 21, rGopFla2.mat.asm, whole genome shotgun sequence window:
- the CLDN19 gene encoding claudin-19: MANAGLQLLGYFLALGGWVGTICSAALPQWKQSSYAGDAIITAVGLYEGLWMSCASQSTGQVQCKLHDSLLSLDVHLQTSRALMVVSILMGFVGVIVSVVGMKCTKVGDENPVVKSRIAVAGGVLFLIAGLCTLTAVSWYATQVTYEFFNPNTPVNARYEFGSALFVGWAAASLTMLGGSFLCCSCPTHTEERRGQQHYRQSQPSTAREPNVKMSSSPIRGEQCL, encoded by the exons ATGGCCAACGCGGGCTTGCAGCTGCTGGGCTATTTCCTGGCGCTGGGCGGCTGGGTCGGCACCATCTGCAGCGCGGCGCTGCCCCAGTGGAAGCAGAGCTCGTACGCGGGGGACGCGATCATCACGGCCGTGGGGCTGTACGAGGGGCTGTGGATGAGCTGCGCCTCGCAGAGCACCGGGCAGGTCCAGTGCAAGCTGCACGACTCGCTGCTCTCGCTGGACG TTCACCTCCAGACCTCCCGGGCACTCATGGTGGTTTCTATCCTCATGGGCTTTGTGGGGGTCATTGTCAGTGTGGTGGGAATGAAATGTACCAAAGTGGGGGACGAGAACCCTGTTGTCAAAAGCCGGATTGCTGTGGCTGGTGGTGTCCTCTTCCTCATAGCAG GTCTGTGCACCttaacagctgtttcatggtatgCAACACAGGTGACCTATGAATTCTTCAACCCCAACACTCCAGTTAATGCCCG GTATGAATTTGGTTCTGCCTTGTTTGTTGGCTGGGCAGCTGCCAGCCTGACGATGCTGGGAGGCTCcttcctgtgctgctcctgccccacccacacCGAGGAGAGGAGAGGACAGCAGCACTATAGGCAATCACAGCCTTCAACAGCTAGGGA ACCCAATGTAAAAATGTCTTCTTCACCCATCAGGGGAGAGCAGTGTTTATAG